The Geotalea uraniireducens Rf4 genome window below encodes:
- a CDS encoding beta-ketoacyl synthase N-terminal-like domain-containing protein, with amino-acid sequence MEQGEMEFTGMDIAIIGMSCRFPGAGNYEAFWDNLKQGRSGITEIPLERWDWRSFWGDPSEINKSNSKWGGFLQNVDSFDAEFFRISAREAETMDPQQRIMLELSWSCFEDAGVCPSQLSEKKIGVYLGVFNFDYKELQEKATRTIDTYHSTGTAAAVIANRISHYYHLKGPSLAIDTACSSSLNAIHSAAQSLSLGECSMALAGGISLLLTPTRHISFAKTGMLSPTGSCKSFDEAADGYVRSEGAGLVLLKPLKEALEDGDSICGVLKGSAVNHNGKTHTLTYPDPEAQAEVIVEAHRRAGTAPGNISYIEAHGTGTPKGDPLEFKGLVRAFSSLDSKPGEKVARTYCGIGSLKSNIGHSESAAGIAGVIKVLLSLKHKQLPGLQSFKKLNHRIEIEDSPFYIVDRFQEWKQLKGTDNQPLPRRAGVSGFGFGGTNAHVVLEEAPLVARPLAKKRPCYLICLSARTKEALLQRERDLASWLDREGDTNNLAEISATLLLRREHFGVRAAFLAGDIQELQGKLQEAVETGLSEMSLGGPEGKVKGELQPSVGESGNAILKELAQSKRVKVQEYKSKMQTLSELYAKGYDLDWQVLYPDNAAMPRINLPTYPFARQRHWLQPGIDEINPIKQAVEEQDPGRLALFLKKQWELCQLPAGRQSDRAVAILVTQETRCLANRISDYFPKSWLLDLHDLKADLQQPDRHWRRYDACVDLAGCGREIVETTTWISWLQRLIDSGHRDGLMLLCVTKGLESHDNAEINLSGAPRAGLYRMLQSEYSHVRSRHLDADPSSDDGTLAEQIATELTADCEDPEICYRKGNRYRAGLVEHSVQGGRKIIFPENHVLWITGGTRGLGYLCARHFLENYGVKRLVLTGREPLPSREEWDSYKGRQGGISEKIQAIQELERRGAQVCAISLPLTDERCVQKNLRQIKDSMGPVGGVIHCAGFADFENPAFIRKSIEGIQDVLDPKIIGLDILYRNLRNEPLQFFMLFSSVSAIVPVLGSGQSDYATANGYMDYFAEAKHAACPIVSIQWPSWKESGMGEIRSRVYQQTGLLAHTDQEGLWLMDAILSGEQGPVILPAVVDPGRWNPPALMRRAVQKTVQEKILSAPAPAESSTPGEGVIKTIQAWLIELFAKELRADPAKLDLDTPFQDYGADSILLAQILRQINRLTEDNLDPSLLLEHSSLGALGVWLAGAYSERLTSALGMAPEQNTDRTNRDAAPAPPLVPLTHAPTHESQPRSEHTRGTVSQDIAVIGLSCRFPGAETLDQYWSLLSQGRSAIRAVPRERWGYSNAFHAGLLDDITCFDPSFFLIPEEDAKAMDPQALAILEETLKAWCHAGYAPREIKGTSVGVYVGARSQHRPDLAVLEKARNPTLVGQNFMAANISHFFDLRGPSVVIDTACSSALLAMNMGIQALHSGDIDSALVGGVSLLNTDGYHRIFQQRNILSPEPHFHLFDRRSAGAVLGEGAGVLVLKTVERALQDGDAIHAVIKAVAVNNDGRTAGPATPNLQAQKEVMRTALERSGRGAEEISYLEANGSGTEVTDLLELKAIQSVYRAVGSTPLGLGSMKPNIGHPLCAEGIASFIKVVLMLQHRQFVPFLSGERPMEHYDLESSPFYFCRELREWTDQPQIAAINCFADGGTNAHVIVEVWRDTESRTKRQPLPAPVLSRIRIYQDGSSAPLAMQSREASFKHNCLAGNQTSVWKRGLVEV; translated from the coding sequence ATGGAGCAGGGAGAAATGGAATTCACAGGGATGGATATAGCGATTATCGGCATGTCGTGCCGGTTTCCAGGCGCTGGGAATTATGAAGCCTTCTGGGATAACCTCAAGCAAGGTCGGTCAGGCATCACGGAAATTCCACTGGAGCGTTGGGATTGGAGATCCTTTTGGGGGGACCCGTCCGAAATAAACAAAAGCAACAGCAAATGGGGCGGTTTCCTCCAGAATGTTGATTCCTTTGACGCGGAGTTCTTTCGCATTTCCGCACGAGAAGCTGAGACCATGGATCCCCAGCAGCGAATCATGTTGGAACTCTCCTGGTCTTGTTTTGAAGACGCTGGTGTTTGCCCTAGTCAGTTGTCCGAGAAAAAGATTGGCGTGTATCTGGGCGTATTTAATTTTGACTACAAGGAACTGCAGGAAAAAGCTACTCGCACCATTGATACCTATCACTCCACAGGTACCGCTGCTGCGGTAATTGCCAACCGGATTTCGCATTACTATCACTTAAAAGGCCCAAGTCTCGCCATAGATACAGCCTGTTCGAGTTCTCTTAATGCCATTCATTCAGCAGCTCAATCCTTGAGCCTGGGAGAATGCAGCATGGCTCTGGCTGGCGGAATCAGTCTTTTGTTGACTCCGACACGACATATCTCTTTTGCCAAAACCGGAATGTTGTCTCCCACGGGCTCCTGTAAGTCGTTCGACGAGGCTGCAGACGGATACGTGCGCAGTGAAGGTGCGGGCCTAGTTCTGCTCAAGCCTTTGAAAGAGGCACTAGAGGACGGTGACTCTATTTGCGGTGTCCTAAAGGGAAGTGCAGTTAACCATAACGGGAAAACCCACACCTTAACGTATCCCGATCCAGAAGCTCAAGCAGAGGTCATTGTAGAAGCCCACAGACGAGCGGGAACTGCTCCCGGGAACATAAGCTATATAGAGGCCCACGGCACTGGGACGCCAAAGGGAGACCCCCTGGAATTTAAGGGCCTCGTCAGGGCGTTTTCATCTCTTGATAGCAAGCCGGGTGAAAAGGTCGCAAGGACATATTGCGGTATAGGATCTCTGAAGAGCAACATCGGACATTCAGAGTCCGCCGCCGGAATCGCAGGCGTGATCAAGGTCCTGTTGTCTTTAAAGCATAAACAGCTCCCGGGACTTCAGAGTTTTAAAAAGCTAAACCATCGTATAGAGATTGAGGATTCTCCCTTTTATATCGTGGACCGTTTCCAGGAATGGAAGCAGCTCAAAGGGACAGATAATCAGCCTCTCCCGAGACGCGCAGGAGTCAGTGGGTTCGGCTTTGGAGGCACGAATGCGCACGTGGTGCTTGAAGAGGCGCCGCTTGTCGCAAGACCTCTCGCCAAAAAGAGGCCCTGCTATTTGATCTGTTTGTCGGCTCGAACCAAAGAAGCCTTGCTGCAAAGAGAGCGGGACCTGGCTTCCTGGCTCGATAGAGAAGGGGATACAAACAATCTAGCTGAGATCAGTGCAACCTTGCTGTTAAGAAGAGAACACTTTGGAGTGAGAGCGGCATTTCTGGCCGGCGACATTCAAGAACTTCAAGGGAAACTGCAAGAAGCGGTGGAAACCGGACTGAGCGAGATGTCCCTTGGAGGTCCTGAAGGTAAAGTAAAGGGGGAATTGCAGCCCAGCGTTGGTGAGTCAGGGAATGCGATTCTGAAGGAGCTCGCGCAATCTAAAAGGGTAAAGGTTCAGGAATACAAAAGCAAAATGCAGACGCTGTCCGAATTGTATGCAAAGGGTTATGACCTGGATTGGCAGGTGCTCTATCCCGATAACGCTGCAATGCCCCGGATCAACCTGCCCACGTATCCCTTCGCCCGACAGCGCCATTGGCTGCAACCCGGCATTGATGAGATCAACCCTATTAAACAGGCAGTTGAAGAGCAAGACCCGGGACGCCTCGCGCTCTTTCTGAAAAAACAGTGGGAGCTTTGTCAGCTTCCGGCTGGGAGACAATCCGATCGAGCGGTCGCAATCTTGGTGACGCAAGAGACGAGATGTCTCGCCAACAGGATTTCTGACTATTTCCCAAAGAGCTGGCTTTTGGATCTTCACGATCTGAAGGCCGACCTTCAACAGCCAGACCGGCACTGGAGGCGGTATGACGCATGCGTGGATCTGGCGGGATGCGGCAGGGAGATAGTTGAGACGACAACCTGGATTTCCTGGCTGCAACGCTTGATAGACTCCGGGCACCGTGATGGTCTGATGCTGCTTTGTGTCACCAAGGGGCTTGAGTCGCATGACAACGCGGAGATCAACCTGAGCGGAGCCCCGCGAGCCGGGCTGTACCGGATGCTGCAAAGCGAATACAGTCACGTCAGGTCGAGGCATTTGGACGCTGATCCGAGCTCGGATGATGGAACACTGGCGGAGCAGATCGCTACCGAGCTGACTGCGGATTGCGAGGATCCGGAAATTTGTTACAGAAAAGGAAATCGATACCGCGCCGGCCTCGTGGAGCATTCGGTTCAAGGCGGCAGGAAAATCATTTTCCCCGAGAATCATGTCCTGTGGATTACGGGAGGGACGCGCGGTCTGGGGTATCTATGCGCGCGGCATTTCCTGGAAAACTACGGCGTCAAACGTCTGGTGTTGACCGGGCGGGAGCCACTGCCGTCCCGGGAAGAGTGGGACTCCTATAAGGGCCGACAAGGGGGCATCTCCGAAAAAATTCAAGCCATACAGGAACTGGAGCGCCGGGGAGCGCAGGTCTGTGCGATCTCTCTTCCGTTGACCGATGAGCGCTGCGTACAGAAAAACCTTCGCCAGATCAAGGACAGCATGGGGCCTGTTGGAGGCGTTATCCACTGCGCGGGGTTCGCCGATTTTGAAAATCCGGCGTTCATCCGAAAATCCATCGAAGGGATTCAAGATGTTTTGGACCCTAAAATAATCGGGCTCGATATTCTCTATCGAAACTTAAGGAATGAGCCTTTGCAGTTTTTCATGCTTTTTTCCTCGGTATCCGCGATCGTTCCTGTTTTGGGTTCGGGGCAAAGCGATTATGCCACGGCGAACGGCTACATGGATTATTTCGCTGAAGCAAAGCATGCTGCCTGTCCCATCGTCAGCATTCAATGGCCGAGCTGGAAAGAGTCAGGCATGGGAGAGATCCGGAGCAGGGTCTATCAACAGACGGGCCTGTTGGCCCATACGGACCAAGAGGGATTGTGGCTTATGGACGCTATCCTGTCCGGGGAACAAGGTCCGGTAATTCTGCCTGCAGTGGTTGATCCCGGCCGATGGAATCCCCCCGCCTTGATGCGACGGGCCGTTCAAAAAACCGTCCAGGAAAAGATCCTCTCAGCTCCGGCCCCTGCAGAAAGCTCAACTCCCGGTGAAGGCGTCATAAAGACGATCCAGGCATGGCTGATCGAGCTGTTCGCTAAAGAATTGAGGGCCGATCCCGCGAAACTCGATCTCGACACACCATTTCAGGACTACGGTGCCGATTCGATTTTACTGGCCCAGATCTTGAGGCAGATCAACCGATTGACGGAAGATAATCTGGACCCTTCGTTACTCCTCGAGCATTCGAGCCTCGGGGCGCTCGGCGTGTGGCTCGCGGGCGCCTATTCGGAAAGGTTAACCTCGGCTTTGGGGATGGCGCCTGAACAAAACACCGATCGCACGAACCGCGATGCAGCCCCTGCCCCCCCCCTGGTGCCATTGACTCATGCTCCGACGCACGAATCACAACCACGGTCCGAGCACACGAGGGGCACGGTTTCCCAGGATATCGCGGTCATCGGACTGTCCTGCCGTTTTCCCGGAGCGGAAACGCTCGATCAATACTGGAGCTTGCTATCACAAGGACGCTCCGCGATACGGGCGGTGCCTCGGGAGCGTTGGGGGTATTCGAATGCTTTCCATGCGGGACTGCTCGACGATATCACCTGTTTCGACCCGTCGTTTTTTTTAATCCCCGAAGAAGATGCCAAGGCAATGGACCCGCAAGCCTTGGCCATATTGGAAGAAACCCTCAAGGCATGGTGCCACGCCGGATATGCGCCTCGGGAAATAAAAGGAACCTCGGTAGGGGTTTACGTGGGCGCCCGAAGTCAACACCGACCCGACCTCGCCGTCTTGGAGAAAGCCCGAAACCCGACACTGGTTGGGCAGAACTTCATGGCAGCCAACATTTCTCATTTTTTCGATCTCCGGGGCCCCAGCGTGGTGATAGATACCGCCTGTTCTTCAGCGCTACTGGCAATGAATATGGGGATTCAGGCCTTGCACAGTGGGGATATAGATTCGGCCTTGGTGGGAGGAGTGAGTCTCCTGAACACGGACGGATACCACCGGATCTTTCAGCAAAGAAACATTTTGAGCCCGGAACCGCACTTTCATCTCTTTGATCGGCGCTCTGCCGGAGCCGTATTGGGAGAGGGGGCAGGCGTGCTCGTACTGAAGACGGTAGAGCGGGCGCTTCAAGACGGGGATGCCATCCACGCGGTGATAAAAGCGGTTGCCGTCAATAACGACGGGAGAACAGCCGGTCCGGCTACTCCGAACCTCCAGGCGCAGAAAGAGGTCATGCGGACTGCCCTGGAAAGGAGCGGCAGGGGGGCGGAAGAGATCAGTTACCTCGAAGCGAACGGATCGGGCACTGAGGTTACCGACCTGCTAGAACTCAAGGCCATTCAATCCGTGTACCGCGCCGTCGGGTCTACTCCTCTGGGATTGGGCTCGATGAAACCCAATATCGGGCATCCCCTGTGTGCAGAAGGCATTGCGAGCTTTATCAAGGTCGTTTTGATGCTGCAGCACCGGCAGTTTGTTCCATTCCTGTCGGGAGAGCGGCCCATGGAGCACTATGACCTGGAGTCGTCTCCCTTTTATTTTTGCAGGGAGCTAAGGGAGTGGACCGATCAGCCGCAGATTGCAGCGATCAACTGTTTCGCCGACGGAGGCACCAACGCTCATGTCATCGTAGAGGTGTGGAGGGACACGGAGTCCCGTACCAAAAGACAACCCCTGCCGGCTCCGGTCTTGAGCCGTATCAGAATTTATCAAGACGGTTCATCGGCTCCTCTTGCGATGCAGAGCCGCGAAGCGTCTTTCAAACACAATTGTCTAGCGGGTAACCAGACGAGCGTCTGGAAACGCGGATTGGTGGAGGTGTGA
- a CDS encoding IS256 family transposase yields the protein MTINTDVIDDLLKHYKTPEEILGENGLLKQLTKAVLQRALQAEMTLHLGHEKHASVSAKGGNARNGSSAKTIKGDFGTMPIEVPRDRDSSFEPVIIPKGQTRFAEFDDKIISLYSRGLTTREIQGHLEEIYGVEVSPALISIVTEAVAEEVKAWQNRPLDALYPIVYMDAIRVKARGNGHVVNKAVYLAIGINIDGAKEVLGMWVSENEGAKFWLQVVTELKNRGVQDIFIACVDGLKGFPEAIEIVYPNTQVQLCIVHMVRNSLKFVSWKQRKEVATDLKVIYQSATAEQAEMELTAFEAKWDKTHPTISQSWRRNWAQVIPFFAYPADIRKVIYTTNAIESLNMSLRKVTKNRGSFPNDEAMFKLLYLALRNIAKKWTLPIRDWKAAMNRFSILFEDRMPSY from the coding sequence ATGACTATTAACACCGACGTAATCGACGATCTACTCAAACATTATAAGACCCCCGAAGAGATTCTAGGGGAAAACGGGCTGCTGAAGCAGTTGACCAAGGCTGTTCTTCAGCGGGCGCTCCAGGCTGAAATGACACTGCACCTCGGCCACGAGAAGCATGCTTCCGTTTCCGCCAAAGGTGGCAATGCACGCAATGGCTCGTCGGCAAAGACCATCAAAGGCGATTTTGGCACCATGCCGATTGAGGTCCCTCGTGACCGGGATAGCAGCTTTGAACCAGTCATCATTCCCAAAGGCCAAACCCGGTTCGCCGAGTTCGATGATAAGATTATCTCCCTGTACTCCCGCGGGCTTACCACTCGTGAGATCCAGGGACACTTGGAGGAAATCTACGGTGTTGAAGTATCCCCCGCTCTGATTTCAATAGTGACTGAAGCAGTAGCTGAAGAGGTCAAAGCTTGGCAGAACCGCCCGTTGGATGCGCTTTATCCCATCGTTTACATGGATGCCATCAGGGTCAAAGCCAGAGGCAATGGCCATGTTGTGAACAAGGCTGTCTATCTGGCCATCGGCATCAACATAGACGGTGCCAAGGAAGTTCTGGGAATGTGGGTCTCCGAAAACGAAGGAGCCAAGTTCTGGTTGCAGGTTGTGACCGAACTTAAGAACCGTGGTGTCCAAGACATCTTCATTGCCTGCGTTGACGGCCTGAAGGGGTTCCCTGAGGCCATAGAAATAGTTTATCCCAACACTCAAGTCCAACTTTGCATCGTCCATATGGTACGCAATTCCTTGAAGTTCGTTTCGTGGAAACAACGCAAAGAAGTTGCGACAGATTTGAAGGTTATCTACCAGTCAGCGACCGCTGAGCAGGCCGAAATGGAACTGACAGCATTTGAGGCAAAATGGGACAAAACACACCCGACGATCAGCCAGTCCTGGCGCCGGAACTGGGCGCAAGTTATACCATTTTTTGCCTATCCAGCTGATATACGAAAGGTTATTTACACAACCAATGCCATTGAATCACTGAATATGTCACTCAGAAAGGTGACCAAAAACCGGGGCTCGTTTCCCAATGATGAGGCAATGTTCAAGTTACTATACCTGGCGCTGAGAAACATCGCGAAGAAATGGACCCTGCCGATCAGAGACTGGAAAGCTGCCATGAACCGCTTTTCCATTCTTTTTGAAGACAGAATGCCAAGCTATTAA
- a CDS encoding rubredoxin, whose translation MEALFMDEYICTVCGYLYNPQLGDTDSGILPNTSFTQITDYWTCPKCEAVKSDFVKK comes from the coding sequence ATGGAGGCGCTATTTATGGACGAATACATCTGTACTGTTTGCGGCTATCTATACAATCCTCAGCTCGGCGATACTGACTCTGGTATCTTGCCTAACACTTCTTTTACTCAAATCACGGATTACTGGACATGTCCGAAATGCGAGGCAGTTAAAAGTGACTTCGTAAAAAAATAA
- a CDS encoding aminotransferase class V-fold PLP-dependent enzyme has product MLYINNASTSSPKPEAVYKAVELCIRTSGMSSDRSSFVSKLDFIPNETRALIAKLINASDPTQIVFTMNGTEALNLAIKGILKRGDHVITTSLEHNSVIRPLKHLEQDGDIELSIVQASSEGLLDPNDIVPLIKSNTKLIVTAHITNVLGTTIPIEEIGKIAAQHNIKYLVDAAQSIGFADIDVEKMNIDMLAFPGHKSLFGPSGTGGLYIKKGIDLTPIKYGGTGNLSEPITQPDFLPYKYESGTPNTLGICGLNAGLKFVASEGVANIRKHEHELACMLYEELSTIKGVTLYGPKSPAEITSIVAFNVKDKNPMKVANTLITKFGIITRPGLHCAPLTHQTVGTWKDGSVRISAGYFNTKEHIDEVVKAVAAITAT; this is encoded by the coding sequence ATGCTTTATATCAATAATGCTTCGACTTCTTCACCAAAACCGGAAGCGGTTTACAAAGCCGTTGAACTGTGTATTCGGACAAGTGGCATGAGTTCGGATAGAAGCTCATTTGTCTCCAAGCTGGATTTTATCCCTAACGAAACGAGGGCATTGATAGCAAAGCTGATCAATGCCAGTGATCCTACCCAAATCGTATTCACTATGAATGGTACTGAGGCCTTGAATTTGGCTATCAAAGGTATCTTGAAGCGTGGGGACCATGTTATCACCACGAGCCTGGAACATAATTCCGTTATAAGGCCTCTTAAGCACTTGGAACAAGATGGGGATATTGAACTCAGCATTGTCCAGGCCAGTTCCGAAGGTTTATTGGATCCCAATGACATTGTCCCGTTGATCAAAAGTAACACTAAACTGATAGTAACTGCCCACATAACCAATGTATTGGGAACGACGATACCTATCGAAGAAATCGGCAAAATTGCAGCTCAGCATAACATAAAATACTTGGTGGACGCGGCTCAAAGTATAGGTTTTGCCGATATCGACGTCGAGAAAATGAATATAGATATGCTCGCATTCCCCGGCCATAAGTCCTTATTTGGGCCTTCAGGCACTGGAGGATTGTATATAAAGAAAGGCATAGATCTCACACCGATTAAGTATGGTGGCACCGGCAATTTGTCCGAACCGATTACGCAACCTGATTTCCTGCCTTATAAGTATGAAAGCGGAACCCCCAATACACTGGGTATATGTGGGCTTAATGCCGGGTTGAAATTTGTTGCCAGTGAAGGTGTGGCTAACATAAGAAAGCATGAGCATGAATTGGCTTGCATGCTTTACGAGGAATTGTCGACTATTAAAGGAGTGACACTCTATGGTCCCAAGAGCCCTGCTGAGATAACATCTATCGTAGCGTTCAATGTCAAAGATAAAAATCCTATGAAGGTGGCAAATACGCTGATTACTAAGTTCGGAATAATCACCAGGCCTGGGTTACACTGTGCCCCTCTGACACATCAAACCGTCGGAACTTGGAAAGATGGTTCGGTCCGGATCAGCGCCGGGTATTTTAATACAAAAGAACATATTGATGAGGTGGTGAAGGCTGTTGCTGCCATCACTGCTACCTAA
- the lpxD gene encoding UDP-3-O-(3-hydroxymyristoyl)glucosamine N-acyltransferase: MKLSLIASIAEGELRGTDCEITGISDLEHQEEGTIAFAENKKSMDILKNSQVSALIIKKDSELPEKPVILVNDPKFAFTKIIELFSPYKPYPVKQYENVYVESTAKIGKDVTIMPFTSIMDNASIGDGTVIYSQVFIGKNVKVGTNCIIKAGVKIDDETVVGNNVIIHHNSVIGGDGFNYVEKHGVHVKFHHIGNIEIEDDVEIGACVTVDRAAIVKTTIGKGTKIDNLVQIAHNVKIGSNTILCSQVGVAGSSKIGNNCVLAGQVGVANHLTIGNNVIVLARSGIATNLDDRKMYWGTPATEATQQKRINICLHRLPDIVKKIELLSKTYESSLKS, encoded by the coding sequence ATGAAATTGTCTTTAATAGCATCAATAGCAGAAGGAGAACTTAGGGGAACAGACTGTGAAATAACAGGAATCTCAGACCTTGAACACCAGGAAGAAGGTACAATAGCATTTGCAGAAAATAAAAAGTCAATGGATATTCTCAAAAACTCGCAGGTTTCAGCGCTGATTATTAAAAAAGATTCTGAACTGCCAGAAAAGCCTGTAATTTTGGTGAATGATCCAAAATTTGCTTTCACGAAGATAATTGAACTCTTTTCGCCATATAAACCATATCCAGTCAAACAGTATGAGAATGTTTATGTCGAAAGCACCGCCAAGATTGGCAAAGATGTGACGATTATGCCGTTTACTTCGATTATGGATAATGCCTCGATTGGGGATGGTACGGTAATTTATTCACAGGTTTTCATCGGCAAAAATGTGAAGGTTGGCACTAACTGTATAATCAAAGCCGGTGTTAAGATTGACGACGAGACTGTAGTTGGGAATAATGTGATAATTCATCACAACAGCGTCATAGGTGGCGACGGTTTTAATTATGTTGAAAAACATGGTGTCCATGTCAAATTTCACCATATAGGTAACATTGAAATCGAAGACGATGTCGAAATAGGGGCATGTGTAACGGTAGACAGGGCAGCTATTGTAAAAACAACAATCGGAAAAGGGACAAAGATAGATAATCTCGTCCAGATAGCCCACAATGTTAAGATTGGTAGTAACACAATCCTATGCAGCCAGGTAGGAGTAGCAGGAAGCTCAAAAATTGGAAACAACTGTGTTCTTGCTGGTCAGGTCGGCGTTGCTAATCATTTAACTATTGGAAATAATGTTATTGTTTTGGCCAGGTCGGGCATTGCAACTAACCTGGATGACCGAAAAATGTATTGGGGTACACCTGCCACAGAAGCTACGCAACAAAAGCGTATCAATATATGCTTGCATCGCCTGCCGGATATAGTGAAAAAAATAGAGCTTCTGAGTAAGACATACGAGTCGTCGCTTAAATCTTGA
- a CDS encoding helix-turn-helix transcriptional regulator has translation MEINIKHKLLLVDDDNEFANCFMAIMGHDFEVEVVDCGIDAVEAIKHLGDIDLVVLDDKLPDISGLDVLRQIKALKPHVSVILTTSCGSEELAVQSFRNGAGDYVNKPIDFTELRRIILALVPGRNTAAAEKNNGIAYHNCRIKKEIDDIEANNRYSNKMQKALNFIDDHYRTKIRLGTVADHAGMSMYHFSKIFKKIMGITYQDHLNNIRIETAMVLLKTNYSITDVAFEVGYEDITHFGKTFKKIVGYPPSKYRKNVKNGLRLS, from the coding sequence ATGGAAATAAATATCAAACATAAACTGTTATTAGTTGATGACGATAATGAATTTGCCAACTGCTTCATGGCTATCATGGGCCATGATTTCGAGGTCGAAGTTGTTGACTGCGGTATTGACGCCGTAGAGGCAATAAAGCATCTAGGTGATATTGATTTGGTTGTCTTGGACGACAAACTTCCAGACATTTCCGGCTTGGATGTTTTGCGGCAAATAAAGGCGCTTAAGCCGCATGTGTCAGTTATTTTAACAACCTCGTGCGGTAGTGAGGAACTTGCAGTGCAGTCATTTCGGAACGGTGCTGGAGACTACGTCAATAAGCCCATAGATTTTACCGAGCTAAGGAGAATTATCCTAGCTTTAGTTCCTGGCAGGAATACAGCAGCAGCCGAGAAAAATAATGGGATAGCGTATCATAATTGCCGAATTAAAAAAGAGATTGATGACATTGAAGCAAATAATCGCTATAGCAACAAAATGCAAAAAGCACTTAACTTTATAGATGATCATTATCGGACTAAAATACGACTTGGCACTGTGGCAGATCATGCCGGAATGTCCATGTATCATTTTTCCAAGATATTTAAAAAAATAATGGGAATAACATACCAGGACCACCTAAACAACATACGAATCGAGACTGCAATGGTGTTACTCAAAACGAACTATTCTATTACTGATGTTGCTTTTGAAGTGGGGTATGAGGATATAACGCATTTCGGAAAAACCTTTAAAAAGATTGTTGGTTATCCTCCATCGAAATACCGTAAAAACGTAAAAAATGGCCTTAGATTAAGCTAA